Proteins found in one Gammaproteobacteria bacterium genomic segment:
- a CDS encoding thymidylate synthase produces MNQYLTLLNHVLTNGIEQQDRTGTGTISTFGYQMRFDLSEGFPLLTTKKLHTKSIIHELLWFLRGETNVKSLQEVGVSIWNEWADEQGELGPVYGAQWRAWPMSNGESIDQLSNLVEQLKKNPYSRRHIISAWNVGEIDKMALPPCHTMFQFYVSQGKLSCQLYQRSADVFLGVPFNIASYALLLIMIAHVIDLEVGEFIHTFGDVHVYKNHIQQAKLQLQREPYKLPTLEINRKVNTIFDFKFEDFVLKNYQSHPHISAPVAV; encoded by the coding sequence ATGAATCAATATTTAACGTTGCTTAATCACGTGCTGACTAATGGCATTGAGCAACAAGATAGGACGGGTACTGGAACAATATCTACGTTTGGTTATCAAATGCGGTTTGATTTGAGTGAAGGATTTCCTTTGCTCACCACAAAAAAGCTACATACTAAATCTATTATTCATGAATTGTTGTGGTTTTTGCGAGGTGAAACTAATGTTAAATCATTGCAAGAAGTTGGAGTTAGTATCTGGAACGAATGGGCAGATGAGCAAGGTGAGCTTGGGCCTGTATATGGAGCCCAGTGGCGAGCATGGCCAATGTCAAATGGTGAATCAATTGATCAGTTGAGTAACTTGGTTGAACAACTAAAAAAGAATCCTTATTCGCGTCGCCATATAATCAGTGCATGGAATGTTGGAGAAATTGATAAAATGGCATTGCCACCGTGCCATACAATGTTCCAGTTTTATGTCTCTCAAGGGAAACTTTCATGTCAGCTATATCAGCGCAGTGCAGATGTATTCTTAGGTGTTCCATTTAATATAGCTTCTTATGCGCTGTTATTAATTATGATTGCCCATGTAATTGATTTAGAAGTAGGCGAGTTTATTCATACCTTTGGTGATGTGCATGTCTATAAAAATCATATTCAACAGGCCAAATTGCAATTACAACGAGAACCTTACAAATTGCCAACGCTCGAAATAAACAGAAAAGTAAATACAATTTTTGATTTTAAATTTGAAGATTTCGTACTGAAAAATTATCAGTCGCATCCTCATATTTCAGCACCAGTGGCGGTATGA
- the lgt gene encoding prolipoprotein diacylglyceryl transferase encodes MFVHPQFDPIIFQLGPLAVRWYGLMYLCGFAAFWYLGTKRACKPDSFIRPDQVSDFLFYAVIGVIVGGRVGSVIFYNFDHFLANPIYLFKIWEGGMSFHGGLIGVLITIWLYQQKRGWGFFRLGDFIAPLVPLGLGFGRIGNFINGELWGKTTDVPWGMIFPQVDNLARHPSQLYQAALEGVAMFIILWIYSAKPRVTGSVSGWFLILYGIFRFIVEFAREPDEHLGFIAFNWLTMGQLLSLPMIFTGLLLLWLANKKVFEKKS; translated from the coding sequence ATGTTTGTCCATCCTCAATTTGACCCCATTATCTTCCAATTAGGACCACTTGCTGTACGCTGGTATGGCTTGATGTATCTGTGTGGTTTTGCGGCGTTTTGGTATCTGGGAACAAAACGTGCATGCAAGCCAGATAGTTTTATCAGGCCTGATCAAGTCAGTGACTTTTTATTTTATGCTGTAATAGGAGTTATTGTAGGAGGACGAGTAGGCTCAGTTATTTTTTATAACTTTGATCATTTTCTAGCAAATCCAATCTATCTCTTTAAAATCTGGGAAGGTGGTATGAGTTTTCATGGCGGGCTGATTGGTGTGCTGATTACGATATGGCTATATCAACAAAAAAGAGGTTGGGGGTTTTTTCGTTTAGGGGACTTTATTGCCCCGCTTGTACCATTAGGACTAGGGTTTGGCAGAATCGGTAATTTTATCAATGGTGAGTTATGGGGAAAGACTACGGATGTTCCATGGGGCATGATTTTTCCACAAGTAGATAATTTGGCGCGTCATCCTTCTCAGTTATATCAAGCAGCTCTAGAAGGTGTGGCAATGTTTATTATTTTGTGGATTTATTCAGCAAAACCTAGAGTCACAGGTTCCGTGTCGGGTTGGTTCTTGATTCTGTATGGCATATTTCGATTCATTGTTGAATTTGCACGAGAGCCAGATGAACATCTAGGTTTTATTGCGTTTAATTGGTTAACCATGGGACAACTTCTCAGCTTGCCTATGATTTTTACTGGGTTGTTATTGTTATGGCTAGCAAATAAAAAAGTCTTTGAGAAAAAATCATGA
- a CDS encoding thioredoxin domain-containing protein, translating to MSKNHLINETSPYLLQHADNPVEWFPWGPQALQKAKQENKPILLSIGYSACHWCHVMAHESFEDVPTAALMNELFINIKVDREERPDIDKIYQTAQFLLTQRTGGWPLTMFLTPDDHIPFFGGTYFPEQARHGLPSFKDLLQHISKAYLDKPDEIAKQNQSLQEVLKNIYQSTHAPVSLDNSILKTAKDQLLNTFDNQHGGFGKAPKFPHPTNIELLLRYWHISKIFGQEDTQALHPAVYTLEKMAAGGLFDHVSGGFCRYSVDDYWMIPHFEKMLYDNAPLINLYSQAYQATNESRFKTAAEESAQWVMRDMQSPQGGYYSSIDADSEGVEGKYYVWEQHQLESLLSEQEFNLVKHRFAIDRGPNFEDKYHLHEFANIEECAQTLSIDEEQCKKIWQQARKKLYAHRVTRIAPGTDDKILTSWNALMIKSMLTASRIFKNEQYFTSAQRALQFIYSDMYKQGRLFATYKDTKAHLNAYLDDYAFLLDAIIEYLQTDWDSNYLQFAIELADVLFTQFEDTESGGFYFTANDHESLIQRPKVTSDEATPSGNGIAAHALLRLGYLLSEPKYLIAVERTLEYASQQITSTPMAHASLLRCSEEISNPPETIIIRGESDDINQWQETCQQAFNPQRMTFAIPNDAENLPEALKNKFAQSGETVAYVCQGTSCQAPINQIAQLINALDKHYSTNKN from the coding sequence ATGTCTAAAAATCACCTAATTAACGAAACTAGTCCTTACTTGCTACAGCATGCTGACAACCCTGTAGAGTGGTTTCCGTGGGGTCCTCAAGCATTACAAAAAGCCAAGCAGGAAAATAAACCTATTTTGTTGTCGATTGGATATTCTGCATGTCATTGGTGTCACGTGATGGCACATGAGTCATTTGAAGATGTGCCAACCGCAGCATTGATGAATGAACTATTTATTAATATAAAAGTTGATCGCGAAGAGCGGCCTGATATAGATAAAATTTACCAAACTGCACAGTTCCTACTCACACAACGTACCGGTGGCTGGCCATTAACCATGTTTCTAACCCCAGACGATCACATCCCATTTTTTGGCGGCACTTATTTCCCTGAACAAGCACGTCATGGTTTACCTTCATTTAAAGATTTATTACAGCATATTTCTAAGGCCTATCTAGACAAGCCTGATGAAATAGCTAAGCAGAATCAATCTCTACAGGAAGTACTGAAAAACATATACCAATCCACCCATGCGCCGGTTTCTTTAGACAATAGTATTTTAAAAACTGCTAAGGACCAATTACTGAACACATTTGATAATCAACATGGAGGATTTGGTAAAGCTCCCAAGTTCCCACACCCGACCAACATAGAATTACTTTTACGTTATTGGCATATAAGTAAGATTTTTGGCCAAGAAGATACTCAAGCATTACATCCAGCCGTATACACATTAGAGAAAATGGCCGCAGGAGGATTATTTGATCATGTCAGTGGGGGATTTTGCCGTTATTCGGTTGATGATTATTGGATGATTCCTCATTTTGAAAAAATGCTTTATGACAATGCACCATTAATTAATTTATACAGTCAAGCTTATCAGGCGACTAACGAGAGTCGATTTAAAACTGCCGCAGAAGAATCTGCACAATGGGTAATGCGTGATATGCAATCTCCCCAAGGAGGCTATTACTCTTCTATAGACGCTGACTCTGAAGGTGTTGAGGGTAAATATTATGTTTGGGAGCAACACCAATTAGAATCGTTGCTAAGCGAACAAGAATTTAACTTGGTCAAACATCGCTTTGCTATTGATCGCGGCCCTAACTTTGAAGACAAGTATCATTTACATGAATTTGCAAATATAGAGGAGTGTGCACAAACCCTATCTATTGATGAAGAACAATGTAAAAAAATATGGCAACAAGCTCGTAAGAAGTTATACGCACACAGAGTAACAAGAATCGCACCAGGAACGGATGATAAAATCCTTACTAGCTGGAATGCATTAATGATTAAAAGCATGTTGACTGCAAGCCGTATATTTAAAAACGAACAATATTTCACCTCTGCGCAAAGAGCGTTACAGTTCATATATTCTGACATGTATAAGCAAGGCCGATTATTTGCAACATATAAAGACACCAAAGCACACCTGAATGCTTACTTAGATGACTACGCCTTCTTGCTTGATGCCATTATTGAGTATTTACAGACAGATTGGGACAGCAACTATTTGCAATTTGCGATTGAGCTTGCTGATGTACTATTTACTCAATTTGAAGACACAGAATCTGGCGGTTTTTACTTCACTGCCAATGATCATGAATCGCTTATACAAAGACCTAAAGTCACTTCTGATGAGGCCACACCATCCGGTAACGGTATCGCTGCTCATGCACTACTAAGGCTAGGCTATTTACTCTCAGAACCAAAATATTTAATTGCAGTAGAACGCACTCTTGAGTATGCAAGCCAACAAATCACTAGCACACCAATGGCGCATGCTTCTCTATTACGTTGCAGCGAAGAAATTAGTAATCCACCAGAAACTATAATAATTCGTGGGGAAAGTGACGACATTAATCAATGGCAGGAAACTTGCCAGCAGGCCTTCAACCCTCAAAGAATGACTTTTGCTATTCCAAATGATGCTGAAAATTTACCTGAAGCACTTAAAAATAAATTTGCTCAAAGTGGAGAAACGGTGGCCTACGTATGCCAAGGGACAAGTTGCCAAGCGCCGATCAATCAAATTGCACAATTAATCAACGCATTAGACAAACATTATTCGACTAATAAAAATTAA
- the tpx gene encoding thiol peroxidase — MATITLQGNEIHTNGDLPAIGVKAPDFQLVDKDLNNVNLDEFVGKKKLLNIVPSLDTPVCATSTKKFSDFAADRNDIVVLIIAADLPFAMSRFCTSEKVENVVTLSMMRNQNFAEDYGVLIQDGPLAGITARAVVVLDADNDVVYTELVNEIADEPDYDAALKALG, encoded by the coding sequence ATGGCGACAATTACACTACAAGGGAATGAAATACATACTAATGGAGATCTGCCGGCAATTGGTGTAAAAGCACCTGACTTCCAGTTGGTTGATAAAGATCTTAATAATGTCAATTTAGATGAATTTGTGGGCAAGAAAAAACTACTTAATATTGTCCCAAGTTTAGATACTCCAGTATGTGCAACTTCAACCAAAAAGTTTTCGGATTTTGCAGCAGATAGAAATGATATAGTGGTATTAATTATTGCTGCAGATCTTCCATTTGCAATGTCAAGATTTTGTACCAGTGAGAAAGTTGAAAATGTCGTGACTTTATCAATGATGCGCAATCAAAATTTTGCAGAAGATTACGGCGTTCTAATTCAAGATGGCCCTTTGGCTGGGATAACTGCCAGAGCAGTGGTCGTATTAGATGCTGACAATGATGTGGTTTATACCGAGTTAGTTAACGAGATTGCTGATGAGCCAGATTATGACGCAGCATTGAAAGCCCTGGGTTAA
- the gcvH gene encoding glycine cleavage system protein GcvH yields the protein MSSDISERIYTQNHVWLQAQNECEFTLGITDFAQDQLGDIVFVELPEAGINTQAGKACLVVESVKSASDVICPVEGKIIEVNEQLGDEPELINESPYEKGWIVKIKVDQNHVIEGKMTMDEYNSHQSK from the coding sequence ATGAGTTCTGATATATCTGAAAGAATCTATACACAAAACCATGTATGGCTACAGGCACAAAATGAGTGCGAATTTACTCTCGGGATTACTGATTTTGCTCAAGATCAGTTGGGGGATATCGTGTTTGTGGAATTACCAGAAGCCGGTATAAATACACAAGCAGGTAAAGCATGCTTGGTAGTTGAATCAGTTAAGTCTGCATCGGATGTTATTTGTCCAGTTGAAGGTAAGATTATAGAAGTGAATGAGCAATTAGGCGATGAGCCAGAATTGATTAATGAATCACCTTACGAAAAAGGCTGGATTGTAAAAATTAAAGTAGATCAGAATCATGTTATTGAGGGTAAAATGACGATGGACGAGTATAATAGTCATCAGTCAAAATAG
- a CDS encoding copper chaperone PCu(A)C, which translates to MRIFNIFGLCIACTLTLLSCSQQSESPLQIDTAWIREAPPGATAMAGYMQIINNSANNVILHSANSPAFKAIEFHRSIEENGVYKMVPHLHLHIAANSTFELKPGDYHLMMFNPTSALKEGDTIEVNLVFSNEHIVSTSVPVKKAQY; encoded by the coding sequence ATGCGTATTTTTAATATATTTGGCTTGTGTATCGCGTGCACACTAACACTTCTCTCCTGCAGCCAGCAGTCAGAAAGTCCTTTACAAATAGATACTGCTTGGATACGTGAAGCGCCTCCTGGCGCCACCGCTATGGCGGGATACATGCAAATTATTAATAATTCTGCAAACAATGTAATTTTACACAGCGCAAACAGCCCTGCTTTTAAAGCAATCGAATTCCATCGTAGTATTGAAGAAAATGGAGTTTACAAAATGGTCCCACACCTACATTTACACATAGCAGCCAACAGTACATTTGAATTAAAGCCTGGCGACTATCATTTAATGATGTTTAATCCTACCAGCGCATTAAAAGAAGGCGATACTATAGAGGTAAACTTAGTCTTTAGTAACGAGCATATAGTCAGTACTTCTGTTCCAGTAAAAAAAGCTCAGTATTGA
- a CDS encoding ABC transporter permease yields MNDDQGIFTTAIQLIFTLEPELVEIVLLSLKVSVTAVILATLISIPLGTLLGAYHFKGRDIITGIVNALMGLPPVVVGLALYLLLSRTGPLGDLELLFTSSAMVIAQCILITPIISSLTQQTIEDLFKQHELQFKALGAPTFITLRPLLRDARTSLFTAVLAGFGRASAEVGAVLIVGGNINHVTRVMTTTIALETSKGNLELAMALGIILLAISFTITSLMIVVRKTQSV; encoded by the coding sequence ATGAACGATGACCAAGGGATTTTCACTACTGCCATTCAACTAATATTCACACTCGAGCCTGAATTAGTCGAAATTGTACTGCTATCCTTAAAAGTTAGTGTCACAGCAGTAATATTAGCCACTTTAATATCCATCCCTCTGGGTACTTTGCTTGGCGCTTATCATTTCAAAGGACGCGATATTATCACTGGCATAGTTAACGCGTTGATGGGACTTCCGCCAGTTGTGGTTGGCTTAGCTCTATATCTATTACTATCAAGAACAGGCCCACTTGGTGATCTAGAACTTCTATTCACCTCAAGTGCAATGGTTATTGCACAATGTATATTAATCACGCCAATAATTAGCTCCTTAACCCAACAAACGATAGAAGATTTATTTAAGCAGCATGAGCTCCAATTCAAAGCATTAGGCGCTCCCACATTTATAACACTCAGACCTTTACTTCGTGATGCTAGAACTAGTTTATTCACAGCCGTGCTCGCGGGGTTTGGTCGCGCATCAGCAGAGGTTGGAGCAGTATTGATCGTTGGTGGAAACATTAATCATGTTACTCGCGTCATGACTACCACGATTGCACTTGAAACGAGTAAAGGTAATTTAGAATTAGCGATGGCATTGGGAATTATTCTGTTAGCAATTTCATTCACCATCACCAGTTTAATGATTGTGGTGCGTAAAACACAATCTGTTTAA
- a CDS encoding ATP-binding cassette domain-containing protein gives MQSNNESLPLRLNNVSYCVDEITLIKNVSLEITSPGTTVILGHNGSGKSLLLKLMHGVINPSSGQITWNNNHPNTNQFWRTFLLQRPTFFKQSVLSNVEFVLRIANTPKSEYKTRCQQALEICGLSKLADRNTHSLSGGELQKLSLARAWVLEPSVVLLDEPTVALDPPSVLGFENIIQQFKQSNTKVIMTTHDLSQAKRLADEIVFIDSGKVVEKSSAEKFFSGPESSQAQNFICGELV, from the coding sequence ATGCAATCCAACAACGAATCTCTGCCCTTGCGCCTTAATAATGTTAGCTACTGCGTGGATGAAATAACATTAATCAAAAATGTTTCTCTAGAGATAACCTCTCCTGGCACGACAGTAATTCTAGGCCATAACGGTTCAGGAAAGAGTCTATTATTAAAGCTAATGCATGGAGTAATCAACCCTAGCTCGGGACAGATAACCTGGAATAACAATCACCCCAATACCAATCAATTCTGGCGCACATTTTTACTACAGCGTCCCACTTTCTTTAAACAATCTGTGCTTTCCAATGTTGAGTTTGTATTGCGCATTGCGAACACACCTAAAAGTGAATACAAAACACGATGCCAGCAAGCGTTAGAAATATGCGGCCTGAGCAAGCTAGCTGATCGAAATACACATTCCTTGTCAGGCGGAGAATTACAAAAGCTTTCTTTAGCAAGAGCCTGGGTACTTGAGCCCAGTGTCGTATTACTTGATGAACCAACCGTGGCGCTAGACCCACCATCCGTGCTTGGATTTGAGAATATTATTCAACAGTTCAAACAATCAAATACTAAAGTAATCATGACGACTCATGATTTATCTCAAGCAAAGAGACTAGCGGATGAAATTGTATTTATTGACTCAGGAAAAGTTGTTGAGAAATCGTCGGCTGAAAAATTCTTCTCTGGGCCAGAGTCTAGTCAAGCGCAAAATTTTATTTGTGGAGAACTAGTTTAG
- a CDS encoding peptidylprolyl isomerase: protein MAKASARHILVDTEQQCNELKDQISKGTDFGDVAKQHSKCPSGSSGGDLGEFGPGMMVKEFDEVVFSAPLNEVQGPVKTQFGYHLLEVTARTE from the coding sequence ATGGCAAAAGCATCAGCAAGGCATATTTTAGTAGACACTGAGCAGCAGTGTAACGAATTAAAAGATCAAATTTCTAAAGGCACAGATTTTGGCGATGTTGCTAAGCAACATTCGAAATGTCCATCAGGTTCATCAGGTGGCGATTTGGGCGAGTTTGGTCCTGGAATGATGGTTAAAGAATTTGATGAAGTTGTTTTCAGTGCCCCACTTAATGAGGTTCAAGGACCAGTAAAAACTCAATTTGGTTATCACTTGTTGGAAGTCACAGCACGCACCGAATAA